One Thermicanus aegyptius DSM 12793 DNA segment encodes these proteins:
- a CDS encoding ABC transporter substrate-binding protein: MRCQKKYLRTTLLLMAILLVGFTLSACGTSQTTGTDGTTAPTSQQTPTNGAEKSFKIGVTQIVSHPALDGARQGFVDALKANGFEEGKNVTYDFQNAEGSQDTAKSIADKFVSNKVDLILAIATPTAQAAAQTTKDIPIVITAVTDPVSAGLVASMEKPGGNVTGTTDMNPVKEQLQLVTRLTTGKRLGILYNSGESNSEVQVKMAQDAAKELGLTVELSAVTNSSEVKAAAESLSSKVDAFYVPTDNTVVSALEAVIGVAEAKKIPLVVGEGDSVKRGGLITYGIDYYQLGYQTGEMAVKILKGEAKPADMPVESQKNLKLYVNETEAKKVGIEIPQDLLDKADEKY; the protein is encoded by the coding sequence ATGAGATGTCAAAAAAAATATTTACGAACCACGCTTTTATTGATGGCCATTTTATTGGTGGGATTTACGTTGTCTGCGTGTGGAACATCCCAGACGACAGGTACGGATGGAACAACGGCGCCGACCTCCCAACAAACGCCGACCAATGGAGCGGAGAAGAGCTTTAAGATCGGCGTAACCCAGATCGTTTCTCATCCTGCGTTGGACGGGGCAAGGCAAGGATTTGTGGATGCCCTGAAAGCGAATGGATTTGAGGAAGGAAAAAATGTAACCTATGACTTTCAGAATGCGGAGGGGAGCCAAGATACCGCCAAATCCATTGCCGACAAGTTTGTAAGCAACAAGGTGGATCTCATCCTCGCCATCGCAACCCCCACTGCCCAGGCTGCAGCACAAACGACGAAGGATATTCCCATCGTGATTACTGCAGTTACCGATCCCGTCTCGGCTGGGTTGGTCGCCTCCATGGAGAAGCCGGGGGGAAATGTGACGGGAACCACCGACATGAACCCGGTCAAGGAGCAGCTTCAGCTGGTGACGCGCCTCACCACGGGGAAACGGCTCGGTATCCTCTATAATTCCGGAGAGAGCAATTCCGAGGTTCAGGTGAAAATGGCCCAGGATGCGGCCAAGGAACTGGGACTTACGGTTGAACTGTCGGCGGTGACGAACAGTTCCGAAGTAAAGGCTGCCGCCGAGAGCTTATCTTCCAAAGTGGATGCTTTCTACGTTCCAACCGATAATACGGTGGTTTCCGCCTTAGAAGCCGTCATCGGGGTGGCGGAGGCGAAGAAGATTCCGTTAGTGGTGGGCGAAGGCGATTCCGTGAAGCGGGGTGGGCTCATCACGTACGGGATCGACTATTACCAGTTAGGTTACCAAACCGGAGAGATGGCGGTGAAGATCCTGAAAGGAGAGGCCAAGCCGGCCGACATGCCTGTAGAAAGTCAGAAGAACCTGAAGCTCTATGTCAATGAGACGGAAGCGAAAAAGGTGGGAATTGAGATTCCCCAAGATCTCCTCGATAAGGCCGACGAAAAATATTAA
- a CDS encoding ABC transporter ATP-binding protein, protein MLVIENVSKTFNRNSVNEKRALSNIHLSLKKGDFVVVIGSNGAGKSTLMNVVAGVFPVDEGKVYIDGEDVTHKKEFQRARYVGRVFQDPMAGTAPTMTIAENMAMAFRRGERRSLTSSLHRKNRERFREALRELELGLEDRMETKVGTLSGGERQALSLLMATFTEPKILLLDEHTAALDPKRAELILGLTKKIIERHHLTTLMITHNMEHALRMGNRLVMMHAGEIVINLTQEEKGKMRVRDLIDAFEQVRGEKFADDRVVLG, encoded by the coding sequence ATGCTGGTCATCGAAAATGTGAGCAAAACCTTCAATCGGAATAGCGTCAATGAAAAGAGAGCCTTAAGCAACATTCACCTTTCCCTGAAAAAAGGAGACTTTGTCGTTGTCATCGGTTCCAACGGGGCGGGAAAATCGACCTTGATGAATGTGGTGGCCGGTGTTTTTCCAGTAGATGAGGGGAAGGTTTATATCGACGGAGAAGATGTGACCCACAAAAAGGAATTCCAACGGGCCCGTTATGTGGGGCGGGTCTTTCAAGATCCGATGGCAGGGACCGCGCCTACCATGACCATCGCAGAAAATATGGCCATGGCTTTCCGGCGAGGGGAACGACGCAGCCTCACCTCTTCCCTTCATCGGAAAAATAGAGAACGGTTTCGGGAAGCTCTCCGGGAATTGGAACTCGGGCTGGAGGATCGTATGGAGACAAAGGTAGGGACCCTCTCCGGAGGGGAAAGGCAGGCGTTAAGCCTTCTCATGGCCACCTTTACCGAGCCGAAGATTCTTCTTCTTGATGAGCATACCGCCGCCCTCGACCCGAAAAGGGCAGAACTGATTCTGGGTCTGACGAAGAAGATTATTGAGCGTCATCACCTGACGACCCTCATGATCACCCATAACATGGAGCATGCGCTCAGGATGGGAAACCGTCTCGTCATGATGCACGCCGGAGAGATCGTAATTAACCTTACCCAGGAAGAGAAAGGGAAGATGCGGGTAAGGGATCTCATCGACGCCTTTGAACAAGTTCGCGGGGAAAAATTTGCCGACGACCGGGTGGTATTGGGATAG
- a CDS encoding ABC transporter permease subunit, whose translation MAIGVYLTFRILNYPDLTVDGSFALGGAVAASLITGGGNPWISTLLSLLAGGAAGAITGILHTKGRINGLLAGILTMIALYSINLRVMGKANVPLLNADTITSQLTENPVAQSLGSVQKGILTLAFLLIVLLIKWGMDWFLHTDLGMAVRATGDNPAMIRSLGVNTDHTIMIGLILSNALVGLAGGMMAQYQGYADAQMGVGMIIIGLASVIIGEVVFGSRSIYRATIAVVGGAILYRFVIAAALWLGLKPTDMKLVTAILVVLALTLPRYLGVLQKNGRALTKGGNG comes from the coding sequence ATGGCCATTGGGGTTTATTTAACGTTTCGCATTTTAAACTATCCCGATTTGACTGTAGATGGAAGCTTCGCCCTGGGAGGGGCGGTGGCTGCCTCCTTGATCACCGGTGGTGGAAATCCGTGGATTTCCACCCTTCTTTCTCTTCTTGCCGGAGGCGCAGCCGGAGCCATCACAGGGATTCTCCATACGAAGGGTAGGATTAATGGTCTTCTGGCCGGTATCCTCACCATGATTGCCCTCTATTCCATCAATTTGCGCGTAATGGGAAAGGCCAATGTTCCTCTTTTGAACGCAGATACGATCACCAGCCAGTTGACGGAAAATCCCGTGGCGCAGAGCTTGGGATCCGTGCAGAAGGGAATCTTAACCTTGGCATTTCTCCTCATCGTTCTCTTGATTAAATGGGGGATGGATTGGTTTCTCCACACCGATTTAGGGATGGCGGTGCGGGCGACCGGGGACAATCCCGCGATGATCCGGAGCCTCGGTGTCAATACGGATCATACCATCATGATTGGACTTATTCTTTCCAATGCATTGGTCGGGTTGGCGGGAGGGATGATGGCCCAGTACCAAGGGTATGCCGATGCCCAAATGGGAGTCGGGATGATCATCATCGGCCTCGCTTCCGTCATTATCGGAGAGGTCGTTTTCGGAAGTCGATCCATCTACAGGGCAACCATTGCCGTGGTGGGAGGGGCGATCCTCTACCGTTTCGTCATAGCGGCAGCCCTCTGGTTGGGTTTAAAACCGACCGATATGAAGCTGGTTACCGCCATCCTGGTGGTGCTCGCCCTCACCTTGCCCCGTTACTTAGGTGTGCTTCAAAAGAATGGGAGAGCTCTCACGAAGGGAGGGAACGGGTGA